Proteins encoded in a region of the Spiribacter sp. 1M189 genome:
- the rplJ gene encoding 50S ribosomal protein L10 yields the protein MGVSLEQKKRMVQEVAEVAGQAHSALAAEYRGLSAGEMDTLRVQAREAGVYVRVVKNTLAKRAVEGTEFECMTDELQGPLLLAFSQEDPGSAARVLKSFSKEHDQLVVTMLAVGGEKFPGSEIDRLATLPTYDEAISRLMATMKAPVQKFATTLNEVPGKLVRTVAAVKDAKQSG from the coding sequence ATGGGCGTAAGTCTGGAACAGAAAAAGCGGATGGTGCAGGAAGTCGCTGAGGTGGCCGGTCAGGCTCATTCCGCGCTGGCCGCGGAATATCGGGGCCTGTCTGCCGGCGAGATGGATACCCTGCGGGTTCAGGCCCGTGAGGCCGGTGTCTACGTGCGTGTGGTCAAGAACACTCTGGCCAAGCGCGCGGTGGAAGGCACCGAGTTCGAGTGCATGACCGATGAACTTCAGGGTCCGCTGCTGCTCGCATTCTCGCAGGAAGATCCCGGCTCGGCCGCCCGTGTTCTGAAGAGTTTCTCGAAGGAACACGATCAGCTGGTCGTGACGATGCTGGCCGTGGGCGGGGAGAAGTTCCCCGGCTCGGAAATCGACCGGCTCGCCACGCTACCGACCTACGACGAGGCGATCAGTCGCCTCATGGCGACCATGAAGGCGCCGGTACAGAAGTTTGCCACGACCCTCAACGAGGTCCCCGGCAAGCTCGTGCGTACCGTTGCCGCGGTCAAGGACGCCAAGCAGTCGGGCTGA
- the rplL gene encoding 50S ribosomal protein L7/L12 yields the protein MAVSKEDILETISNMSVMEVVDLIEAMEEKFGVTAAAAVAAAPAAGGGEAEAAEEQTEFDVVLSGFGDNKVAVIKAVRAATGLGLKEAKELVEGVPAPVKEGASKEEADELKGQLEEAGATVELK from the coding sequence ATGGCCGTTTCAAAGGAAGACATTCTCGAGACCATTTCCAACATGAGCGTCATGGAGGTCGTTGACCTCATCGAGGCCATGGAAGAGAAGTTCGGCGTCACCGCGGCAGCCGCCGTAGCCGCGGCCCCGGCCGCCGGTGGTGGCGAGGCCGAGGCCGCCGAGGAGCAGACCGAGTTCGACGTGGTCCTCTCGGGCTTCGGCGACAACAAGGTCGCCGTCATCAAGGCCGTGCGTGCCGCCACCGGCCTGGGCCTCAAGGAGGCCAAGGAGCTGGTGGAGGGCGTGCCCGCCCCGGTGAAGGAAGGCGCCTCGAAGGAAGAGGCCGACGAGCTGAAGGGTCAGCTCGAAGAGGCCGGTGCCACTGTCGAGCTCAAGTAA
- a CDS encoding beta strand repeat-containing protein, whose product MSKPSIAELLRASGHTVFTADLVGRAVNTLYGYIGAGLDERDWDAILASNNPLAASETALVTMYSDQDFLLRNANHLSANYGAAQIEYTYRQTAERLGSTHSSDWAVGTRYELAAELDGPSLKSRARQDYEQRREDNGDGNNGGAGVITITAQNANLTTDPNTLQNATAVTTAGEDTIETQFTFLTGTTINGGGGTDTLEVTDGGTFTLNNITNVEILDLTGANNPSTVTQMGNDFTRIDLSAQGDTITATARQDLDINGGAGADTVIYTAFADLFNPTLNPSFIRALLHGGAGTDTIRVDDAINSDNGLNFNRATSFERLVQNDTAAADITITNAADLEEINISASTDASTIDVSAVNTGVTIRGGDNPGGDDTITGSSGGDEIIGGAGDDELDGRNGDDDLRGNAGDDVIVGGRGDDTLDGGFGDDTLTGGAGADVIDGGAGADTASYATSPGGVTVDLTDNANNAGADALGDQLNSIVNLIGSDHDDTLTGNIFNNRIDGGDGDDSLDGNAGDDTLNGGAGVDRFNVDSGTDTISDLEGSDVLVVSPGATANATVTADFTATAATENDGGTASLTAADDVDIDLSNATVNTAPDDGYTISAADNTAASALTGSAGDDIIAGGDAADTLTGRAGDDQFLYTRFTDFVTANAVVDQIDGGAGGNRVSIADAAGFTLAAGDLGNRMSLVQTIDLGDTPIDATGAYSITLDNNDLSSAIAAVDLSQDTDTEHTNVVDLGAVTARGFEITGGANADEITGTTQDDVISGGGGVDILKGGDGDDTFVFNDDSDLFNGSNRINGVINGGMGWDSLRVSANGDPFEVTALDSWAFSKEDTTGLIRGVQEMRAVSSDSAISIVLNDDAWEAGLNAVDLSGDTDADGLNRIDVSRESDAGNQFNLTGSAGKDDIRGGAGTDSLLGGAGDDTMMGGAGADTLDGDTGSDLYVFDAGDSVDGNADRLEGFDAGDRFLLTGTLSDDVNEDLDLSNNPASTSVADGDPIVFANDADFEIENETGGTVTLGQANVQLGDTATAFSVNNDGNVTGGDFADHIVGGAGSNRLAGGGGEDRLTGGGGADDFIQLNQVVNSVIDADVITDFDTTENDKVGNWSHTDIYQYDFVNLIKVGANLNVGTTEAIKTTTVSAPFSAAGGIMGVSNPNFLLLDNNLADTDAVESALEAGGANAMTVNGTVGPNDGFFIGYDDGVDSYLGLAIARERVESGTRPDAGDLEVVNLVTLLGLADVTDLGDGNFLNFTA is encoded by the coding sequence ATGAGTAAGCCATCCATCGCCGAGTTGCTGCGCGCCTCGGGTCACACGGTATTCACCGCGGATCTGGTCGGTCGGGCGGTGAATACGCTCTACGGATATATCGGTGCCGGACTGGACGAGCGGGACTGGGACGCGATTCTTGCCTCAAATAATCCCCTGGCCGCCTCCGAGACCGCGTTGGTGACGATGTACAGCGACCAGGATTTCCTGCTGCGCAACGCCAACCACCTCTCCGCCAACTACGGCGCGGCGCAGATCGAGTACACCTACCGACAGACTGCCGAGCGGCTGGGTAGCACGCATTCGAGCGACTGGGCGGTGGGCACTCGCTATGAGTTGGCCGCGGAGCTGGATGGGCCGTCGCTGAAGTCCCGGGCGCGTCAGGATTACGAACAGCGGCGGGAAGATAATGGCGACGGCAATAACGGCGGCGCTGGCGTCATTACCATCACCGCTCAGAATGCCAATCTCACCACCGACCCGAATACGCTGCAGAACGCGACGGCGGTGACCACGGCCGGCGAAGACACCATCGAGACCCAGTTCACGTTCCTTACTGGGACAACGATCAATGGCGGTGGCGGCACGGACACGCTGGAGGTGACGGATGGAGGCACTTTCACGCTCAACAACATCACCAATGTCGAGATCCTCGATCTCACGGGTGCCAACAACCCCAGCACTGTCACGCAGATGGGTAATGACTTCACCCGGATCGATTTGAGTGCCCAGGGCGACACCATCACCGCCACCGCTCGCCAGGACCTGGACATCAACGGTGGGGCGGGTGCCGATACGGTGATCTACACGGCGTTCGCGGATCTGTTTAATCCCACGTTAAACCCATCTTTCATCCGTGCGCTGCTCCACGGCGGCGCCGGGACGGATACGATCCGCGTCGACGACGCGATCAATTCCGACAACGGCCTGAACTTCAACCGCGCCACCAGCTTTGAGCGCCTGGTTCAGAACGACACCGCCGCGGCGGATATCACGATCACCAATGCCGCAGACCTGGAAGAGATCAATATCTCCGCGTCGACTGATGCCTCCACGATTGATGTATCGGCAGTGAATACCGGCGTGACTATTCGAGGCGGGGATAACCCCGGGGGCGATGACACGATCACGGGGAGCTCTGGCGGTGATGAGATCATCGGCGGTGCCGGTGACGATGAACTGGACGGCCGTAACGGGGATGATGACCTCCGGGGGAATGCCGGTGACGATGTCATTGTCGGCGGAAGAGGCGACGATACGCTGGATGGCGGTTTCGGTGACGACACCCTGACGGGCGGCGCCGGCGCCGACGTGATCGATGGCGGTGCGGGTGCGGATACGGCGTCCTATGCCACCAGTCCCGGTGGGGTGACGGTCGACCTGACGGATAACGCCAACAACGCGGGCGCTGATGCGCTTGGTGATCAGCTGAACTCGATCGTGAATCTCATCGGCAGCGATCACGACGACACCCTCACAGGAAATATCTTCAATAACCGGATTGATGGGGGCGACGGAGACGATAGCCTCGACGGCAATGCCGGCGACGACACGTTGAACGGTGGCGCCGGAGTCGACCGGTTCAATGTCGACAGCGGGACGGACACCATCAGTGACCTCGAGGGCAGCGATGTCTTGGTGGTTTCCCCTGGCGCAACCGCCAATGCCACGGTGACGGCCGACTTCACCGCGACAGCGGCCACCGAAAACGATGGCGGGACGGCCAGCCTCACGGCGGCCGATGATGTGGATATCGATCTATCAAACGCGACGGTGAATACCGCTCCGGATGACGGCTACACCATAAGCGCGGCCGATAATACCGCCGCTTCGGCGCTCACCGGATCCGCAGGTGACGACATTATTGCCGGCGGTGATGCCGCTGATACGCTGACGGGCCGGGCCGGCGATGACCAGTTCCTGTACACCCGGTTTACCGATTTCGTCACTGCCAACGCGGTCGTCGATCAGATCGACGGCGGCGCTGGCGGGAATCGGGTCAGCATTGCGGATGCCGCCGGATTCACCCTGGCCGCCGGCGACCTCGGCAACCGCATGTCACTCGTCCAGACGATCGATCTGGGTGATACGCCGATCGATGCGACGGGTGCTTACTCCATCACCCTCGACAATAATGATCTCTCTTCTGCCATCGCCGCGGTGGACCTCTCGCAGGACACTGACACCGAGCACACGAACGTCGTGGATCTCGGCGCTGTGACCGCGCGCGGTTTTGAGATTACCGGTGGAGCTAATGCCGATGAAATCACCGGCACCACTCAGGATGACGTGATTTCAGGGGGTGGCGGTGTCGACATACTAAAAGGTGGGGACGGTGACGATACGTTCGTTTTCAATGACGACTCGGATCTCTTCAATGGTTCAAACCGCATTAACGGCGTCATCAACGGGGGCATGGGCTGGGATTCGTTGCGCGTGTCGGCGAATGGCGACCCCTTCGAGGTGACCGCGCTGGATTCTTGGGCATTCAGCAAGGAGGATACGACGGGGCTCATTCGCGGTGTGCAGGAAATGCGGGCCGTTTCTTCGGATTCGGCGATATCGATCGTCTTAAATGACGACGCTTGGGAAGCTGGGCTTAACGCTGTGGATCTCTCCGGAGATACCGACGCTGATGGTCTGAATCGGATCGACGTGTCGCGGGAATCAGATGCTGGGAACCAGTTCAACCTGACCGGTTCGGCTGGTAAGGATGACATACGTGGCGGTGCGGGCACCGATTCGTTATTGGGCGGTGCCGGGGATGACACCATGATGGGCGGAGCCGGAGCCGATACCCTGGATGGCGATACCGGCAGCGACCTGTATGTCTTCGATGCGGGAGATAGTGTCGATGGCAATGCGGACCGGTTGGAGGGTTTCGATGCCGGTGATCGGTTTTTGCTGACTGGGACGCTGTCTGATGATGTGAACGAGGACCTCGATCTGAGCAATAATCCCGCCAGTACGAGCGTCGCTGATGGCGATCCCATCGTATTCGCCAACGACGCCGACTTTGAAATCGAGAACGAGACTGGTGGCACCGTGACGCTGGGGCAAGCCAACGTCCAGCTCGGAGACACCGCGACCGCATTTTCAGTCAATAACGATGGCAACGTGACAGGCGGTGACTTTGCTGATCACATTGTCGGTGGCGCTGGCAGCAATCGGCTTGCCGGTGGCGGGGGTGAGGATCGCCTGACCGGCGGCGGTGGCGCCGACGATTTCATCCAGTTGAATCAGGTGGTCAACAGCGTTATCGACGCGGATGTGATCACGGATTTCGACACAACGGAGAATGATAAGGTCGGCAATTGGTCGCATACCGATATATATCAGTACGATTTCGTCAATCTCATCAAGGTTGGCGCCAACCTGAACGTCGGCACCACCGAGGCCATCAAGACGACGACCGTCAGTGCGCCTTTCAGTGCGGCCGGCGGCATCATGGGCGTGAGTAATCCCAATTTTCTCCTGCTGGATAATAACCTCGCTGACACTGATGCGGTGGAATCTGCACTCGAGGCCGGGGGGGCGAATGCAATGACCGTTAATGGCACGGTCGGGCCCAATGATGGCTTTTTCATTGGCTATGACGATGGCGTTGATTCGTACCTTGGCCTGGCGATTGCCCGAGAAAGGGTCGAGTCGGGAACACGGCCGGATGCGGGTGATCTGGAGGTCGTCAATCTGGTGACGCTGCTTGGACTTGCGGATGTCACCGACCTTGGAGACGGCAACTTCCTTAACTTCACGGCCTGA
- the nusG gene encoding transcription termination/antitermination protein NusG — translation MAKRWYVVHAYSGFENQVKKALEERIKRADMEDAFGEILVPTEEVVEMKEGQQRRSERKFFPGYVLVQMDMTDDTWHLVKDVPRVMGFIGPSRGRPAPISDAEADQILNRVREGVEKPRPKVLFEVGEVVRVTDGPFNDFNGVVEEVNYEKSRLRVAVLIFGRSTPVELDFSQVEKA, via the coding sequence ATGGCAAAGCGCTGGTACGTCGTACACGCGTACTCCGGTTTTGAGAACCAGGTGAAAAAAGCCCTGGAGGAGCGCATCAAGCGCGCCGACATGGAAGATGCGTTCGGCGAGATCCTCGTGCCCACCGAAGAAGTGGTGGAGATGAAGGAAGGCCAGCAGCGCCGCAGTGAGCGCAAGTTCTTCCCCGGCTATGTCCTCGTGCAGATGGACATGACCGACGACACCTGGCACCTGGTCAAGGACGTGCCCCGGGTCATGGGCTTCATCGGCCCGTCCCGCGGCCGCCCGGCGCCGATCTCCGATGCCGAGGCCGACCAGATCCTCAACCGGGTGCGCGAGGGCGTCGAGAAGCCGCGGCCCAAGGTGCTGTTCGAAGTGGGCGAGGTGGTGCGCGTCACCGACGGCCCGTTCAACGATTTCAACGGCGTCGTCGAGGAAGTGAATTACGAGAAGAGCCGGCTGCGCGTGGCCGTGCTCATCTTCGGCCGCTCCACCCCGGTGGAGCTCGACTTCAGTCAGGTCGAGAAGGCCTAG
- the secE gene encoding preprotein translocase subunit SecE produces MSANDQTATTTGIDKAKLTLAAGVFLAGVVGFYLLEGQSDLIRVIGMVAVAALAIAIAMTSQPGRNFWAFAREARQELRRVVWPTRQESIQTTLIVLVMVFIVALLLWLMDMFFMWGVGALVRPGG; encoded by the coding sequence ATGAGCGCAAACGATCAGACCGCCACCACCACCGGGATCGACAAGGCCAAGCTTACGCTGGCAGCCGGTGTATTCCTGGCGGGCGTGGTGGGTTTCTATCTGCTCGAGGGGCAGTCCGACCTGATCCGCGTCATCGGCATGGTGGCCGTTGCCGCCCTTGCCATCGCCATCGCCATGACCAGCCAGCCGGGCCGCAACTTCTGGGCCTTCGCCCGCGAGGCGCGCCAGGAGCTGCGCCGCGTCGTATGGCCCACGCGGCAGGAGTCCATCCAGACCACGCTCATCGTGCTGGTGATGGTCTTCATCGTCGCTCTGCTGCTCTGGCTGATGGATATGTTTTTCATGTGGGGCGTCGGTGCCCTGGTACGCCCTGGAGGCTGA
- the rplK gene encoding 50S ribosomal protein L11 — MARKVEAYIKLQVPAGAANPSPPVGPALGQHGLNIMEFCKAFNAATQEMENGLPIPVVITVYSDRSFTFVTKTPPAAVLLKKAAGIKSGSGTPNTSKVGTVNREQLEEIAQTKWPDLNAADMDAAVRTIAGSARSMGLDVEGV; from the coding sequence ATGGCAAGAAAAGTCGAAGCCTACATCAAGCTGCAGGTCCCGGCCGGGGCCGCCAACCCGAGCCCCCCGGTGGGCCCGGCGCTGGGTCAGCACGGCCTCAACATCATGGAATTCTGCAAGGCGTTCAATGCCGCCACGCAGGAGATGGAGAACGGCCTGCCGATCCCGGTGGTCATTACGGTCTACTCCGACCGCAGCTTCACGTTCGTCACCAAGACGCCGCCCGCCGCGGTGCTGCTCAAGAAGGCCGCCGGCATCAAGTCCGGCAGCGGGACGCCGAACACCAGCAAGGTCGGCACCGTGAACCGTGAGCAGCTCGAGGAGATCGCCCAGACCAAGTGGCCCGATCTCAATGCCGCCGACATGGACGCCGCCGTGCGCACCATTGCCGGCTCGGCCCGCAGCATGGGCCTCGACGTGGAGGGGGTGTGA
- the tuf gene encoding elongation factor Tu, which yields MSKEKFERSKPHVNVGTIGHVDHGKTTLTAAMTKVLAAEYGGVAQAFDQIDNAPEERERGITIATAHVEYETDKRHYAHVDCPGHADYVKNMITGAAQMDGAILVVSAADGPMPQTREHILLARQVGVPAMVVFLNKADMVDDAELLELVEMEVRELLSSYDFPGDDIPITTGSALKALEGDTGEMGSQAIVQLVESMDEYIPEPERAVDGAFLMPIEDVFSISGRGTVVTGRVERGIVKTGEEVEIVGIKETTKTVVTGVEMFRKLLDEGRAGDNIGALLRGTKRDDVERGQVLCKPGSITPHTKFECEVYVLGKDEGGRHTPFFDGYRPQFYFRTTDVTGACDLPSGTEMVMPGDNVQMTVSLIAPIAMEEGLRFAVREGGRTVGAGVVSKILE from the coding sequence GTGTCCAAGGAGAAGTTTGAGCGCAGCAAGCCGCATGTAAACGTTGGCACGATTGGTCATGTTGACCATGGTAAGACGACGTTGACGGCGGCGATGACGAAGGTGCTGGCGGCCGAGTACGGTGGTGTGGCGCAGGCGTTCGACCAGATCGACAACGCCCCTGAGGAGCGCGAGCGCGGCATCACGATCGCCACGGCGCACGTGGAGTATGAGACGGACAAGCGCCACTACGCGCACGTCGACTGCCCCGGCCACGCCGACTATGTGAAGAATATGATCACCGGTGCCGCGCAGATGGACGGTGCCATCCTGGTGGTCTCGGCCGCGGACGGCCCGATGCCGCAGACCCGTGAGCACATCCTGCTGGCCCGCCAGGTGGGCGTGCCGGCGATGGTGGTGTTCCTGAACAAGGCGGACATGGTCGACGATGCCGAGCTGCTCGAGCTCGTCGAGATGGAGGTCCGCGAGCTGCTCTCGAGCTACGACTTCCCGGGTGATGACATTCCGATCACCACCGGCTCGGCGCTGAAGGCGCTCGAGGGGGATACGGGTGAGATGGGCTCGCAGGCGATCGTGCAGCTGGTCGAGTCGATGGATGAGTACATCCCCGAGCCGGAGCGCGCGGTGGACGGTGCCTTCCTGATGCCGATCGAGGATGTGTTCTCGATCTCGGGCCGCGGCACCGTGGTGACGGGCCGTGTCGAGCGCGGCATCGTCAAGACCGGCGAGGAAGTGGAGATCGTGGGCATCAAGGAGACCACCAAGACCGTGGTCACGGGTGTCGAGATGTTCCGCAAGCTGCTCGACGAGGGCCGCGCCGGGGACAACATCGGTGCGCTGCTGCGTGGCACCAAGCGTGACGACGTGGAGCGTGGCCAGGTGCTGTGCAAGCCCGGCTCGATCACGCCGCACACCAAGTTCGAGTGCGAGGTCTATGTCCTCGGCAAGGACGAGGGTGGTCGTCATACGCCGTTCTTCGATGGCTACCGGCCGCAGTTCTACTTCCGCACGACTGATGTCACCGGTGCCTGTGACCTGCCCTCGGGCACGGAGATGGTGATGCCGGGTGATAACGTGCAGATGACGGTCTCGCTGATCGCGCCGATCGCCATGGAAGAGGGCCTGCGCTTCGCGGTCCGCGAAGGTGGCCGCACGGTCGGCGCCGGCGTCGTCTCCAAGATCCTCGAGTAA
- the rplA gene encoding 50S ribosomal protein L1 codes for MGKLTKRQKVFEEKIDHDRLYPAEEAFALLKELATAKFTESVDVAVNLGIDPRKGDQMVRGSTVLPNGTGKTVRVAVFAQGANAEAAEAAGADTVGMDDLAERMQGGEIDYDVVIASPDAMGVVGKLGRLLGPRGLMPNPRVGTVTADVAEAVQNAKAGQVRYRADKGGLIHCSLGKADFDPQALAENLRALISDLQKVKPASSKGVYLKRATVSTTMGPGVPVDLSPMT; via the coding sequence ATGGGCAAGTTGACCAAACGCCAGAAGGTATTCGAAGAGAAGATCGACCATGATCGGCTCTACCCCGCCGAAGAGGCCTTTGCCCTGTTGAAGGAGCTGGCCACGGCGAAGTTCACCGAGTCGGTGGACGTGGCCGTCAACCTCGGCATCGACCCACGCAAGGGTGACCAGATGGTCCGCGGCTCCACCGTGCTGCCCAACGGCACTGGCAAGACCGTGCGCGTGGCGGTGTTCGCCCAGGGCGCCAACGCCGAGGCCGCTGAGGCCGCCGGCGCCGACACCGTCGGCATGGACGACCTGGCCGAGCGCATGCAGGGCGGCGAGATCGACTACGACGTGGTCATCGCCAGCCCCGACGCCATGGGCGTGGTCGGCAAGCTTGGCCGCCTGCTCGGCCCGCGCGGGCTCATGCCCAACCCTCGGGTGGGCACGGTGACCGCCGATGTCGCCGAGGCGGTGCAGAACGCCAAGGCCGGCCAGGTGCGCTACCGCGCCGACAAGGGCGGACTGATTCACTGCAGCCTGGGCAAGGCGGACTTCGATCCGCAGGCCCTGGCTGAGAACCTGCGGGCGCTGATCAGCGACCTGCAGAAGGTCAAGCCGGCTTCCTCCAAGGGGGTCTACCTCAAGCGCGCCACGGTCTCGACGACCATGGGGCCGGGGGTGCCGGTGGATCTGAGCCCGATGACCTGA